One genomic region from Armatimonadota bacterium encodes:
- a CDS encoding FG-GAP-like repeat-containing protein, whose protein sequence is MFRFTVVGIVLALTVGASTGWGAAPPEKWRFTGGSGLITLADIDGDGQPEILFATEASGSIFCVDGQGKLRFQHREQQRIRYICYVSAADLDGDGRVEVIAVGRERRAICLTSEGKLRWRRWLPTAGVYHGGAVIADVTGEGRSEMFFGVDGGHLYCLDADGNVVWLFLAVGDYGDPPVVGDVNGDGQPEILVGSPDKHLYCIDRRGNQVWASEANGECGSGPVLADLEGDGRVEVLYGSNDGTLHCVSGADGAPVWEFKVGTVIRTSISVADLNGDDELEVLVGCMDALRCLSSSGKLLWQFTPKGGQLGAYDCTPVVGDVNGDGKPEVVVGGNGHLYCVDAAGHELWELGGGIGSTPALGDVDGDGKLEIVCGGEDGVVCLATGAPYRPQSILWGQTRLNANINASLLKPGPTPQQRIVTTYKETRAPRFHVSIIAQREYPSYAAIGDMEVYLDSLAPESLDEKTLVVQVEGAERPIFSSRCEVGGRHTIVEHVPLGTLLKDEPGCRMQARIEDAQGKMLAQAQLELERVTPEPLLKEAGTLDKELDQMAAQLGDPPLNSPAEFTRRLVAVGKYYVEWARDDVKATRLGDARARLLGLRLGLSDLAKRVQAATEPAARQAQDYPGYRKGHIGFDAGTALLIDGKPTFPVGIYNAGPSPQEVADVAQMGFDVTFTGGGPDFWRACADHGVYAVVGMAMEALADFQVVLASMPTIETISREKALLAWYVADEPSHREVPVETMRRICQAVRMLDPYHPTLICDGSPAGGSRYTAVADIALPAFYPFWHLGEDAREVADRMDEAVQENQGRIPTWFVVQAFTGRSMPFATPAEERAMAFLVIIHGGRGVHYFRYQDPKGPGAGGDTYIASHDDPALWAGIQRDLKDMKALEPYLVAAYRRTEVLREGERRLDFCVIKRDGELLVIACNPTYSAARWKLAPRELAKASGTAQVVLEKRAVALKEGVIEDEFQPQQVHVYLCKP, encoded by the coding sequence ATGTTCAGGTTCACCGTGGTGGGTATCGTGTTGGCGCTGACTGTGGGGGCGAGCACCGGGTGGGGAGCGGCCCCGCCCGAGAAGTGGCGATTCACGGGGGGCAGCGGGCTGATCACCCTGGCTGACATAGACGGCGACGGCCAACCCGAGATCCTCTTTGCCACCGAGGCCAGCGGCTCGATCTTTTGTGTGGACGGCCAGGGCAAGCTGCGCTTCCAACACCGGGAGCAGCAGAGGATCCGCTATATCTGCTACGTGTCGGCGGCGGACCTCGACGGTGACGGGCGCGTGGAGGTGATCGCAGTCGGGCGCGAGCGGCGCGCGATCTGCCTGACCTCGGAGGGCAAGCTGAGGTGGCGGCGGTGGCTGCCGACGGCGGGGGTGTACCACGGGGGTGCGGTGATAGCCGATGTGACCGGGGAGGGGCGGTCGGAGATGTTCTTCGGGGTTGATGGCGGCCACCTGTACTGCCTGGATGCCGATGGGAACGTGGTGTGGCTGTTCCTCGCCGTGGGGGACTATGGCGATCCGCCGGTGGTAGGCGATGTGAACGGCGACGGCCAGCCCGAGATCCTGGTGGGCTCCCCCGACAAGCACCTCTATTGCATTGACCGCCGCGGGAACCAGGTGTGGGCCAGCGAGGCGAATGGAGAATGCGGCTCGGGGCCGGTGCTGGCGGACCTCGAGGGAGACGGCCGGGTGGAGGTGCTCTACGGCTCCAATGACGGCACGCTGCACTGCGTGTCGGGCGCCGATGGGGCGCCGGTGTGGGAGTTCAAGGTGGGCACGGTCATCCGCACCTCCATTTCCGTGGCCGACCTCAATGGCGACGATGAGCTGGAGGTGCTGGTGGGGTGCATGGACGCGCTGCGGTGCCTGAGCTCCTCGGGCAAGCTGCTGTGGCAGTTCACGCCCAAGGGCGGCCAGCTGGGCGCGTACGACTGCACGCCGGTGGTGGGGGATGTCAACGGCGACGGCAAGCCGGAGGTAGTCGTCGGCGGCAACGGGCACCTTTACTGCGTGGATGCCGCCGGGCACGAGCTGTGGGAGCTGGGCGGCGGCATCGGCTCCACGCCCGCCCTGGGGGATGTGGACGGCGACGGTAAGCTGGAGATCGTGTGCGGCGGCGAAGACGGGGTCGTGTGCCTTGCCACCGGCGCGCCCTACCGTCCGCAGTCCATTCTGTGGGGTCAGACGCGCTTAAACGCCAACATCAACGCGTCTCTGCTCAAGCCGGGGCCGACGCCGCAGCAGCGGATCGTCACCACCTACAAGGAGACGCGCGCCCCGCGCTTCCACGTTTCCATCATCGCGCAGCGCGAATACCCGTCTTACGCCGCCATAGGCGACATGGAGGTCTACCTGGACAGCCTGGCCCCGGAATCGCTGGACGAGAAGACCCTGGTGGTGCAAGTCGAGGGCGCCGAGCGGCCCATATTCTCCTCCCGGTGTGAGGTGGGGGGGCGCCACACCATAGTCGAGCACGTGCCCTTGGGGACCCTGCTCAAAGACGAGCCGGGATGCCGGATGCAGGCGCGCATCGAGGACGCCCAGGGCAAGATGCTGGCGCAGGCGCAGCTGGAGCTGGAGCGGGTGACGCCCGAGCCGCTGCTCAAGGAAGCGGGGACCCTGGACAAGGAGCTGGACCAGATGGCGGCCCAGCTCGGCGACCCCCCGCTCAACTCGCCGGCCGAGTTCACGCGGCGCCTGGTCGCGGTCGGCAAGTACTACGTGGAGTGGGCGCGCGACGACGTCAAGGCAACGCGCCTGGGCGATGCGCGGGCGCGCCTCCTCGGCCTCCGGCTTGGCCTGTCCGATCTCGCCAAGCGCGTACAAGCCGCCACGGAGCCCGCTGCTCGCCAGGCGCAGGATTACCCCGGCTACCGCAAGGGCCACATCGGCTTCGACGCGGGGACGGCGCTGCTGATAGACGGCAAGCCGACCTTTCCGGTGGGCATCTACAACGCGGGGCCCTCCCCCCAGGAGGTCGCCGACGTTGCGCAGATGGGCTTCGACGTGACCTTCACCGGTGGGGGGCCTGACTTCTGGCGCGCGTGCGCGGACCACGGGGTGTATGCGGTCGTGGGCATGGCTATGGAGGCGCTGGCGGATTTCCAGGTGGTCCTGGCGTCAATGCCCACGATCGAGACGATCTCGCGCGAGAAGGCGCTGCTGGCGTGGTATGTGGCGGACGAGCCTTCGCACCGCGAGGTGCCGGTGGAGACCATGAGGCGTATCTGCCAGGCGGTGCGCATGCTCGACCCCTATCACCCGACGCTGATCTGTGACGGCAGTCCCGCCGGCGGCTCGCGCTACACCGCCGTGGCCGACATCGCGCTGCCCGCGTTCTACCCCTTCTGGCACCTCGGGGAAGACGCGCGCGAGGTGGCGGACCGCATGGACGAGGCGGTCCAGGAAAACCAGGGGCGCATCCCAACCTGGTTCGTGGTGCAGGCGTTCACCGGGCGTTCGATGCCCTTCGCTACTCCCGCCGAAGAGCGAGCGATGGCCTTCCTGGTCATCATCCACGGCGGGCGGGGGGTGCACTATTTCCGCTACCAGGATCCCAAGGGGCCGGGGGCCGGCGGGGACACCTACATCGCGTCCCACGACGACCCGGCGCTGTGGGCGGGCATCCAGCGCGATCTCAAGGACATGAAGGCGCTGGAGCCGTACCTGGTCGCCGCGTATCGGCGCACGGAGGTGCTGCGCGAGGGCGAGCGGCGCCTCGACTTCTGTGTCATCAAGCGTGACGGGGAGCTCCTGGTCATCGCCTGCAATCCTACCTACAGCGCCGCGCGGTGGAAGCTGGCGCCGCGCGAGCTGGCCAAGGCCTCGGGCACCGCCCAGGTGGTGTTGGAGAAGCGCGCGGTTGCGCTGAAGGAAGGCGTCATCGAGGACGAGTTCCAGCCGCAGCAGGTGCACGTCTACCTCTGCAAGCCGTAG
- a CDS encoding tyrosine-type recombinase/integrase — MTKGGSGKIGTGKGGGKRPTRSLLGEFLDALALEGRSPHSVRSYRRDLEPLLVALPTRLDQVHPADLREHFRAQQQAGRAPSSINHAIAATRSFFNFLVDNRVLDSSPAMSLRSIRVGPSLAPKHLTVEEVDSLLAEPRTDTPTGVRDLALLSFLYNTGLRVGELCALDRSDVQLPADGWGQVQLVGKGMRMRWVPVNAHARHTLEDYLACREDDNPALFLNRSGERFSVRGVALLVNRYLRRVGITDRSGPHLLRHTFATHALRARPNLRAVQELLGHSSVTTTQRYTHMDADDLRQQVADLPGNGFRH; from the coding sequence ATGACCAAGGGAGGATCGGGGAAGATAGGTACGGGGAAGGGAGGGGGCAAGCGGCCGACTCGCTCGCTGCTGGGCGAGTTCCTGGATGCGCTGGCGCTGGAGGGGCGGTCACCGCATTCGGTGCGCTCGTATCGCCGGGATCTGGAGCCGTTGCTGGTGGCGCTGCCGACTCGCCTTGACCAGGTGCACCCTGCGGATTTGCGTGAGCATTTCCGCGCCCAGCAGCAGGCCGGGCGCGCGCCCTCCAGCATCAACCACGCCATCGCCGCCACGCGGTCTTTCTTCAACTTCCTGGTGGATAATCGAGTGCTCGATTCCAGCCCCGCCATGAGCTTGCGCTCCATCCGCGTGGGGCCGAGCCTGGCGCCCAAGCATCTGACCGTGGAAGAGGTGGATTCCCTGCTGGCCGAGCCGCGGACTGACACTCCGACCGGGGTGCGCGACCTGGCGCTGCTGAGCTTCCTCTACAACACCGGACTGCGAGTCGGCGAGCTGTGCGCGCTCGACCGCAGCGACGTCCAGCTTCCCGCCGACGGCTGGGGCCAGGTGCAACTGGTGGGCAAGGGTATGCGGATGCGCTGGGTGCCCGTCAACGCCCATGCCCGCCATACGCTGGAGGATTACCTCGCCTGCCGCGAAGACGATAACCCGGCTCTGTTCCTCAACCGCAGCGGGGAGCGCTTCTCGGTGCGGGGAGTGGCCCTACTGGTCAATCGCTACCTGCGGCGCGTCGGCATCACCGACCGCTCGGGACCGCACCTGCTGCGTCACACCTTCGCCACCCACGCCCTGCGCGCGCGGCCCAACCTGCGCGCTGTGCAGGAGCTACTGGGCCACTCCAGCGTGACCACCACCCAGCGCTACACGCATATGGATGCCGACGACCTGCGCCAGCAGGTGGCCGACCTGCCGGGGAATGGGTTCAGGCACTGA